From Indicator indicator isolate 239-I01 chromosome 12, UM_Iind_1.1, whole genome shotgun sequence:
ATAACTCTGTGGGCTGCGAGGCATGGATTCTTGTTTAAGCTGATTCTGGTAGTTTTAAGATCTTAAATGCAGGGTCTGACTAAAAATAACTGACTTAAGATCAGTCTTAAGTATTCCCTTCAATCCCAGTATTTAAATTTATACATCTAAGACTTGTCCTAACAAAAGACAGCTCAGCTTCATGTACCAGTACTtcagatacatagatagatagatacatagatgcATGCATACATGCACAGGGAAGCCCAAACTTCTGCATTTAAATACAGATTTTGTCACTGCTTATGTCAGTATAAAAGATTACAGTAAAAATTATGCTCAGATTTTTGGGAAAACTAATATTTTCCATGCTTTTAATGGAGAAagctttattgattttttttttttaactctttttaaCAGGTAATCCGTGGAGCGCTCAAAGAAGAAATATCTGTTATGACTAAAAGTTCACCTGTAGATCTAGTGACAGAAACTGATCAAAAAGTAGAAAACTTCCTTATTTCTTCAATAAAAGAAAAGTATCCTTCTCACAGGTATGGCTTCTTATTGGTAGAGTTTTGGGAGAAGAAGGGGAGAGGtgactgaaagaagaaaatggaaagttctgtgattttgctcGGCAGAATTTCATTGCAGCTGGCATGCTGGAAAGTTACAGAATTCTTCCTTGCCCTCAGTGTATTAAGTATGCTAGAGAGTAGTGGGTCTAATGGCATGAGGTTAGCCTTGTTCAGTACTTATGCTGAAAGCCACTTCCAGTTGAGCCACCTGTAAATAACTTCTTGGTTGTTTGTATTGGAGAGTCAAAGTTGGCCACAAGATACAGCCAGAACCCAAATGTcttgtgtggtggtggtgtctgTTGAAACCAGCATTCCTTCAGTGGTTGTGCTGGAGGGATCCCATGGTACCCCATGTGCCTTTGGCAAATCTCATACAGTTTAAGAGCAGCAGACATCATTAAAAGAAGACAAGATCTTCTGATTCTGTGTAACTGAAAGTCTGTCACGTAAaacactggggtttttttttcaattgctgttgttgttttggtttttttttttttcctccccctgcctgtCCTCCCCCCTGAAACAATCTATTCTTGAAGAATGAACTATATGTATCTTACTGGATTTAACTTACCTGAgactttcttctccattttgaTATGATAACTCAAGTTTAACACAGTTGCCTTAAAGTGGGTTTTCTAATTTTCCTTCAAGGTTTTCTTACCATAGCTGTCTATGTGAAATGTAATAAATAGGCTTAGAACTGGAACAACTGAGATGATCCAAAATGTCAGTAGCCTAAAGAGATCGTGTAGGCATACAGACTTCTGGAATGACCTTGAAATAACAGTTTCTGTGACACTGATGAacatttcagaatattttaGCTTCATTTTCTATTAGATAATTGGTAGCACATGAGATATCCTAATGTTGAATTCTCTTTTCTAAGGAATTACTCATCCACCTAAATAACTCTTCAGCTTCTTTGTGAAGATGTGCTGCCTTTTGGAGACTTTTTGAGCATTCGTCTTCACTTCCATAGTTAATCATAAAACTCCTAATCAATACTAAAGGGATCTTACTTGTTTACTCTCATTTTGCATGTTTGTGGAGGAAAGCTTGTGTTTGATGCATGCTTTTTAGAACTCCAGTAGTAGGTGATAAATTTAACAGTATGCAAAAAAGGCATAGAAGGGCATTTTCACCCACTGAGACTCATCCCAATAGTTTTACAGGTCAAAACAAATACTTTCATGAGCAGCAGAAATTTTGAAATGTGGGTTCCTGTGGCCCTGTGCCTTGTGTATCCCTTGTTTTTAGCATTGTAGTTGAGTTTGCACTCCATTGCCTTCTTTAGGAGGAGCTCTGGTTTGTATTCTGTGCCCTGACCATGCTACTGTTTCGTAACACTCTTATTAACCCTTTTGAGACTAAgaattttctgttctgcttgGGTTGCAATCAGACTACATATGTAACAGTTACTGCAGTGGTCTAACCAGATGCATATGGCCACAGAGACTTTCTTACTGAAAACACAAGCTAAAAAGTAGTGGTTTATAGCACAAATAGAAAGGTGTAAATAGCTGTAAGTCTTCTAATGAGAATTTAATGATGTTCTTACCAGAAAAAATTCTGAAAGCTTCAGTGTTTTGAGTACTAAATTCCAGTAACGGGCATTAAAATGTAAAGTTCTTTTCCCCATGTTTGTGCTTATCTTTGCCATTATAAATAATGAATCAGGGTTGGTCAGATATGGCTGGTGCTTTCCAGATAAATTGTGTATTGCTCAGCTTTTTCCATCTGATCACTTGTGGTACAAACCCCTGCATCTCACTATATGAAATTTAATTTCAAGGGCGGTGGTGTAATTCAGAGTATTTTAAACCATTTCCTTGTAGCTTCATTGGAGAAGAATCTGTTGCAGCTGGAGAGGGCAGCATTTTGACAGATAACCCCACATGGATTATAGACCCTATTGATGGAACCACCAACTTCGTACACAGGTCCacgtttctttttttttttttttttttaatgctagcAACTTTAATTGAttaccctttttctttctccagttcCATTAGAGGGAATgggttttttccactttttttttttttttactgcaaacTTGGTTATAGTCACAGATTGCTGTTTACATTTGTTGAGAGCCATTGAGCAGGTTTTATAATCATTTTAGTATTTACGAAGGTATTATAATGGTCTCACTCTGTAACCAACAGCAGCTGTTCCATGAGAGACCTGTACTGTGTAGCAGAGATCAGCAGCCTTTGGCACAGGGGCTAAAGGTAGGTGAGCTGACTTTAACAGTAAAGCAACAGGACTCAGAACTAGGAGTTTCAGCTTCTTCAGAGAGGTGATAACAGCTCCAAGTGCTCATTTCTAAAAAATTCCAAATTCATCAAGATCTAGGAGCCACTGCCATCAGGGAAAGCAGAACATAACCAGTCATTACCTAGTGGTGATAAGAAGAGGACTTTCAAGTGTAATGCTGACTTCCTGTTCCTTCAGTCTTTGAAGCACTGGAGATTTGGGCCCCAATGAGCTTTTCTGAGCCTGATTCCAGTTTTGAAtttactgctgctgtgtgcaccACAGCTTTGAACAGCTGCTTAATCCTGCTAAATAGCAGGTTCAAAAAGGTGTCAGAAAATAATCCCTTCTGCTGGAATTACATACCGGAAAGTCTGGTTTCTTACAGACACTAATTAAAGCAAACATATTGGAACTGCAATTTTTGAAGAGTAACAGCttatattaataataaaaaattaattggTTGATTGTCAAAACCTTAGACTGAGATGCAGTCTACCATGTCCTCTGTGCTCCAACTGCCTTCAGTCTTCTACCTAcattctctcttctcacttcagtATCTCTCGTGTCTTGGTGGAGATGTGGGGAGAGGTAATTTGCTTCTTTTAATCAGACCATTTTTGTGATCTTGTTCCTTCTGAGAAAGGTGCTTGAGTTGTTGGTCAGCTGTAAAATGACAGTCCCCCAAGCTAGTAACAGCTCTAATAGGGGTGACAGTCCCTAAGCTGATTTTTTGTGGCTGGGAAAGTTTCTGTTTTAAATGGTAATCAGTGTATTTTGTCTGTTTTCAGAGTAAATTGTGTAAGTTCCAGAAATTTAGTATTTCCTCTGTAGTTTATGTTCCATTTTGAAACACACTTTGCATTTGACTGACCATTGTTTTTCTTGATAGGAAGCATGGTGATGAAAGCAGCATTGTATCTCACTATAAATTagtgaaatgttttgttttgtaggtTTCCATTTGTGGCAGTTTCAATTGGCTTTGTTGTAAACAAAAAGGTACACTCTTTATTACTTAATATCTAACTAATCAAACCCATATTAATTCTTTGTTGCTACTTACAACCAAGATCTGTATTTTCACAGTaaacaggaagaaagggagaagaaaacctAAAggtatctttattttttcttgcagATGGAGTTTGGAATTGTGTATAGTTGTATAGAAGACAAGATGTATACTGCCAGGAAAGGCAAAGGTGCATTTTGCAATGGTCAGAAGCTTCAAGTATCAGGCCAAGAAGGTAAGCTGGTAAGATACTGAACTGAGTAGCTTATTACTAACAGAGTGAGGCATCAGCAGTTTTAGACTGGGATGTATTCCCAATTTTTAACCCACACTATGTTTTGCAGAGTCAGGCTTCTTTTGGCCATGCATTGTTCAGTATTCGGTATTTTATGTTCTCTTTGCACTTAACATGCTTCTGATTTTTGCAAAATCAGGACTCAGCCACTGAAGATTTTACTCCCTTTGTCTGTtcattgtggggttttgtttgcttgtttttagtTTTCTGTGTGTATTCACCACCCTCTGTGAAGTAAAATCCACCCTTACAGTGCGCCCTGAGGACTGTTCTAATTATTATAGGAATTGAACTTTATTTACTAGTGACATTAATGTATATGCACAGTTGAACCAAATCACTGCATTTTAGTTTTTCCTGCCATTTTCCATGTAAGAACAGATTTTTATACTTTAAATATGCAATATTTCAATTAAAATACCTTGTTTATGTTCAGTCTTGTGAGAAAGCAGTGAGGTAAACTCTGCTAATGACTGTTGCTATATATAAGTCATACTGTTGGAATAgtgaggttttgtttcttttccagacaTTACAAAATCCCTTTTAGTGACAGAATTGGGGTCAAATCGAGATCCAGAGActataaaaataattctttctaaCATGGAAAGACTTCTCAGCATTCCTATTCATGGGTAAGATACCTCCTATGTTTTGTATTTACTAATAGTGTTACTACTTTAATCTCTTTGGTGAAGGATTGTTTGAATTGCATTTGACACCTTAATTGGGAACTATGATTTaaatggtttttgtttggtggctTCTGCAGGGAAAAGTGTATGTTTAACTTTATCAAGCTGGGACATACAGAAGAGAACCCTAACAATCAGTATTGAGAACTAAGGCAGGTTTGGGTTTGTAGGACTAAAATGTGTCATATTTACAAGCTTAAAAAATGGAATACatttttgtacattttttttttttcccacagaaacaaacaaggaGTAAACCAAGATAATTCACATTTCTTAGCTTTCTTTCCCTGTAGTAATGAAAATAATTGGATATATATCTCTCtcatatattttttatatatgtatcAGAAGACAGAAGTAGatctccctttcctcttttaTCACTGTACAATATTttttcagtctgtccaagtAGTTGAAATTGTCCATAACCTGCTCTCATTTTGGTTACACTTCCTGCTTCCTCTCCTTCAACTAACATATTTTAGGTTAAGAAGTTGTTTTAGGATGTGTTTTCACTCTAAACCAGAATTGTTTAAAAGTTATTTCTGACAATTTGCTGTATTTGGAGAGCTCCTCAAGCCGCTTCAGCAAAACATCATTCTCAATTTTTTGTTTCCGTGCAGCAttccatcattttttttctcagttcacTTTGTGCTTGGTGCTTCTGTGTTCCCTGTGCACTGTACACAGACCATGTGGCTTTCTTACAAACTGTTCCCTGTtaagaaaaacatctttctcCTCCAGGATTAGAGCCGTTGGTACAGCAGCTGTCAACATGTGCCTTGTGGCAACAGGTGGAGCTGATGCCTATTATGAAATGGGAATCCACTGCTGGGacatggctggggctgggatcATTGTTACTGAGGCGGGTGGGGTGCTGCTGGACGCATCAGGTAAGTGCATGGGCCTGCAGGAGGCTCTTCTGTCCTTCTAAATAGCTAAGTGACAGGCTAATGTGGCAAGCTGAGAGAGGTTTTTTTCATCCTGGAGAACataaagctccaaggagaccttatcaaagctttccagtacttgaagggggcatacaagaaagctggggagaaactgtttacaaaggcataGGACAAacggcaatggtttgaaactagggaagggaagatttagattggacagtaggaagaagttccttacTAAACAGTAGTGGaacgctagatcaggttgcccaaggaggtggtggaggctccatccctggagatatttaaggtcaggctttgatgaggctctgagaaATGAAATCtaattggagatgtccctgcttaactgcaggggggttggactagatgacctctagaggtgcCTTTCAACCCAGTGTATTCTATAGGTCTAATCGGGAGCAAAACGTAGCTGAAGGGAGAAGGCAAAGAGGTGTTTCAATCCTCTTTCCAAGTTACCATCACTAaacagagttcccttccagtcAGCTGTATGTTGATAAGCTACAAGGCAAGCTTTACTCCCTTGGCTGAGCACCGggagaagtgaaaagagagagtGAATATTGGAGAGAATTTAAATGTAGCTTATGTGAGATGCCTGTTGTGTTACATATAGAGAAGGagagggtctcccctcagccagaCAATCtcatttccttcagctgctcaatctcagaatggtttgagttggaagggacccttaaatatcatctagtttcacccccctgccatggacagggacacctcctagaCCAAGGTGCTCAAAGCagcatccaacctggctttgaacacttccagacttggagcctccaccattactccaggcaacctgttccagtgccttaccaccctcatggggaagaatttcttcttaatgtctgATCTCAATCTTGCCTCTTCCAGTTTGGAGCTATTACCCTTCACCGTTGCTCTACCCCATTGTGTACATGCCTTTGTGTATTTGAACATGGTCCTAAATAGCAGTGTATTAttttcacttgattttttttcaatgctCATTTTCTTACCAGCTTCCAGTTTTCTGCAAATAGAAGCTAGTTACTTTTGCTTGCTTTGATTTCTAGGTGGGCCATTTGATTTGATGTCTCGAAGAATTATTGCAGCAAGTAGTCGAGCTA
This genomic window contains:
- the IMPA1 gene encoding inositol monophosphatase 1, with protein sequence MADPWQECMDYAVTLARKAGEVIRGALKEEISVMTKSSPVDLVTETDQKVENFLISSIKEKYPSHSFIGEESVAAGEGSILTDNPTWIIDPIDGTTNFVHRFPFVAVSIGFVVNKKMEFGIVYSCIEDKMYTARKGKGAFCNGQKLQVSGQEDITKSLLVTELGSNRDPETIKIILSNMERLLSIPIHGIRAVGTAAVNMCLVATGGADAYYEMGIHCWDMAGAGIIVTEAGGVLLDASGGPFDLMSRRIIAASSRAIGERIAKALQIIPLKRDDATN